DNA from Grus americana isolate bGruAme1 chromosome 6, bGruAme1.mat, whole genome shotgun sequence:
GGACccaaatctaaaaaaaacccaacagcaacAAGTCAAttataaaatccattttttgCCATATAAATGGGTATTACTGAAATACTTTCCTCTTAATGCTCTAGCTTAGTGAAATCTTTTTAAATCAATGAAGTGTATATATGTTGTAACAAATCACATTTCATACACAAAAATTAAACTTGTTCTCTGCAGAGGACTGCAATAGAACCTACCCCTTTAGGTATCAAGTATCCTCCAATGATCAAGTCTTTTTGGGTCACTCTTCCATTTCCTGGCAATACTGGATATAACCTAGAGACAAATATTTATGAGAAGTTCAACAGTAGTAACTAATTCAACTTTAAAAGGTTAGATTGGAATTTGCACTCACAAATGTGCAATATGAATACAATATGCATTCACGGCAAAAagtttttcaaaagcacagaaCACCTTGGAGATTCAAAGACCTTAAATCATCTGTGAGAATATGATTAACACCTGAGAAAGGTTATTTACTAGTAACTGGAGGTTCAGCTATTTGGTCTACTTATTTGCTTTACACATGTACAAACACGTAACCAGTTGATCAAGCTGGAGACATTTTAGCACTACTGCGATCTGAAAAAGCCTTGTTGATGCCTTCTCTAAAATCCTCTTACTCCCCTCACCTCACTCTGTGAACATGTGtataaacatacaaaaaaaccaTGTCACATGCCTTCAATTTAAGTCAAGAAGCTTAAAATGATTGTAGTGGCACTGCAAAGTACCACTGTGCAGCAGTGtgtgggggaggaggttgtGCAGTCCATCGTACAGGCTAATacttaaaaggcaaaaatcaaGCTTTCAATTACCTTAACAGATGTATGTGATACTACTTCTACCACACTTAAAAACATTAAACTATCTTATTTCATTGCTTGGGCATCCTTGGACACAATACTgctaaaatgaataaaagcagaaggagcaaATAGCAGTAACAACAACTGAATACAAACGTTAGCATGGACTCAAAATTCATTACAACtacacagaattaatttttttaattaatgattgCAGTTGTCTGCTACTTACCTCAAGGTTTCTTTCAGCACAGCTCTAATCAAAGGCAATTTTGGGACATCATGAGCAACAGGAACTTGGATTTTCCCTAACTTATTGACTATTTCCTCATAAACACGCTGTTGAACCTCTGGGTGCTTTGCCAACAAGTATGTTGCCCAGGACAAAGTAAAAGAAGTCTGAGGAAGAAACCACAagcttcatcatcatcatcttcaagtGCAACAAGATTagattaaaagtaatttcaagcCAAGAAAACCCATGGGTTTTCAACTATGTGTTTTATATGTTTAAAGTTATAAAACAGACTGGCAATGATTTACATCTAGACTCAGTGGGATGTTGTCAGACTTCACCATCCCGTCCTTTGTctctttcccatttaaaaatccCCCACATATCAAAACGACTCTTGCTGATATTTTCCcagtgaaatattaaaaagcaacagaaaaaccaaatgcaaacaaaactaCATAAACAATACTGAAACATAAAGATTCTAAACAGCAATGGATTAACTGTTAGTTTTCAATATGTGTTTCACCTTTCTTCCcaacaaaaacatttcacagGAAACAAGAGAATACTACTCAGAACATTACAACCCCTCTGAAGCTTATGGTGGTCTCCTCATAGCATCCACACAACAGAATTGATATTATCACTGCTAAAATTATACTTTATCCTTTGGTAAGGAATGCTACACCACAGTTAGCACTTTCTACTTCTTGAAAATTCCCACTTGACTGAAATTCAGCATCCCACTGAAAGCCTTCTTTAGGAAGCTCAAAGATGAGCTTATATATTTAAAGTGGCCCCACGATGTTAGAATATTCCTCCCCCTCAATTACTGATTCTAATAATCATCAAGACTCCAGAAAAGAGGTACTGtgtgaaaaatcattttaaaatattttgcctgaaggaagaaacagaacacAAGGCAGAAGACAGTTCAACTTTGAGCACAAGATCATTTAAAGGAACTCATCATCTAAACCTCTTTCACCTTAGCTGGAAAAATTGCACTTCAATGCACATTTGTGGCTTAGGATATACTCTGAGAGCATGAACTCACTCCATCTGTACTAACATGGAACTAAGAACAATATTTCAACTTCATCAGCTGCACCCAAGACATTAAGGTTAAGCAAATGGCCTTACTTGAGCCTGCTTCCCTCACAACCATCACTGAAGACAGAAAGTTTaccatgaaaaatgtattttcagtgttcCTGAGTAAGTATGGCAGAGAAAGTGACAATCATCCTGTTCCTTACCTGTGTTGTTCTTAGTATCTTGCAGCATTTAAGAGAGAAAGATTGTAACCTCTACCCTAATTTTCTTGAATTATTcttaaatgtacatttttttcaacTTGTATAATGAAGACAAACAACCAGTTTCACTTTCTAGGCAGGATACAGTTctattttcagcttctcacgcaTTGGCACAACAAAGCTTAAGGTTATAAACAATGTATAGGTATAAAACCCAACTTCTGGAAATGTCTTATTTTGGGCTTACATTTAAGATCAATTTAGAATGCAAATTTGTCATGACAATGACCTTTTATGTCTTGTCTTCAAATTGGGGTATAATGCTTGAAGTATCATTCTCAgaacctttccttttttcttcttgtgataTTGAGTGGCTGTCCCTTGCTAAAATGCAACCCTGTCCTATTCCTCTTGGAGTTCAGAGGAGCTGGCAATTGTGCCAGCTGTATACAGAACTTCCCCGATATAAACAGTTTCTTCCCAGGTTCCCAGCTCCTTCATAACCTCTTAAAAATTAGCACTGTTCCAAGGAGAGCCAAAATGCTTTGTAGCCAAAAACTGCCTTGCAATTTTGTTGAAAGCTTTTGTAATCCTCTaaatctctttcattttctatgaTAAAGTGAGATCTGAAGTGACAGCAGTAGGGGAAAAAGAGTTCCCTCAATTTCTGTCTTGTACTTGGAAATGAGGAAATCAGAAGTAGTGTCCTCTCACAAAATGATTGTTGCCAGCTGAGAAAGCTAAGtcaagcagaaagagaaattctTGTTGGCATGAACTTGAACACTGTCCTTTTAGTTTAATGAAAACTCTCTCACGcagtaaaaatggaaaattaaggATCTGAAAGATTAGAAAATGAATGGGATGAATAACTGTGCTTTACTTAAGAACCAAACATCAAAAAGCTCTCCAAACTCATAAGCCCTTGGGAAATTTAACAAATGGAATAATCTTCAGCACATAAATAAGCTTTACATATGTTCCTTATTTTGGAATTCAAAAGTATTACTGTTGGgggtctttttgttttctttagaaaccTTACAAACTTTCTTAAATCGAAAAAATCTGAATGCCATTATCCagagaggtttttttacttgaaggatactttatttttttacttattttaatcttttctacTGTAAGACTATTAAACACAGTCCTACACAGCACTTTCTTTATCAAATTCatatagatttctttttaaaaattgctcatTTACAATAATATTGTTCACTGATATTCTAAATAACTCCCTGGTATTCTAAATAATTCCATATGCATCGTATATACAATAactcatttttatcttttcttattcttctgATTGTCATGCTGCAGTCAATACTAAGCTACATTGATTTCACATGATAGGAATGAAAGAAGAGTAAGATATATACATGACCTTAATGTTTCTTCAAATGCTCTAGATGACAAATCAGGATAAGGAAAAATGGACACATAAAATCCTTCCCCAGGTGCTAGCATACCTCAGATGCTACCCTCATGAATGCTGAGCCCCATCACCTCAGCTCTTTGCCTCAGATTGAGTGTAGTTGCCAGCACAAGCATGGGTGGTGAACTTACTCCTTACCTACGTTAGTGCTAGCCTAACACCCCCCTCCTAATGGACTTCAGCACAAACCAGGTATCTGATCCATACTGTGTGTCCCAGATGATTGAATTAGCCATATATAAAAATCCTTTACCAAATTCTACATATGAGTTCATTGATTTTTTCACACTAACTTTCAGCAGCCTTTTCTATTGTGGTCTACCTAAAGCAGCACAATTCTAACTTGATATTCaaactaggaaaagaaaatatatgcaatTCAAGCCGAATGTGAAGACAACTGCTATGTTAACCATGTGATAAACTACGTAACTAACTCCCAAATGATGGGTTCCTGTAAACCACAGTTAGAACAGAACAACACTGACTTTATTCTAGTAGAGAGATTCCGCAGTGCTGTAAgcattttctattattttaaagatgcaaTGACTTAAATGTATCAGAAATTACGTCCTTATAAACAACATAACTCCCCCTGAAGATAGCTGTGAACAGTACTAgtttacaaaaataagaaaagtggTAACAAGCTTACTGTGTCCACTCCTGCCAGAAGCATTTCAGTCATATTGGCATAGATCTCTTCCAAAGTAAGTTCCTTACTGACTAGGAGATACGTAAGTAGCCCACCATTCACTTCTTCTCCTTGGTCCAGCTGAGACTGAATAGCCTTCAATTTGTTGTCAACATGGATTTGACCTTTGGGattcaaaaaaaatttttttatttttatttttctgctggttCCTTTCAGTAATAACATTTCCCCCTTATGCTACACTACATAGccataaaaagacaaaatattttaatctattttctcAGGGAAAAGATAATTGGTGGTGGAGGTCTTTGTATACTCACGGTAAGGAAAGACAGAGCTGACAGGAACCTCGGTAGCTCACAGCATGAGAATGCTGAGCACGAGGAAAAGACACAAGAGACTATAGTTTCTGAGAGTGAAGGAAGCTCAAGGTCAAGTTTTCACGCCCACCTGACTTGTTTTCTGATGACTCTGCAAAGCATGCTGCAAGTCAGCACACAGCGGCTGCTAAAAGATGTTAGCAGCAACCAGAAGGTCAAAGCCACAGAACTGAATCACACTGAAGACAAAGATGAGGAGCATCAAgtaataaaaattgaaaaacttCAGCGAATGACATTTTGAGCAATTTCACCCACAATCCCATTTATACTTTAGTGACTACAAACAGCATCTTCTGTGAAACAAGGgctttaaaaagaggaaaactccTCAGAAAGTTAATGCCTCACAGAATGagcttacaaaaaaaagaactagAATTAACATCTTCCTTTATGAAACCTATACACATCACATCCAGTGATTCTCACCATTGAATTCCTTTTTCACAAAGGgattaaacaaagaaatagtATAACAAGTTTCACATGGAACAAATTCCTCATGAACAGTTTTCACCTGCTGTAAGGATAAAGCTGAACTCTGCTGGTTTTAACCCACAAAAGGGAACAAGAGTACTTTATCATGGGGAATAATTTAACAGTGGCAGTGTAAAAAAGTATGtgtttcacagaaaacacactTGCATCAGCATTAAATGGATTCCCTGATGCCTACTGTAGGTACAGATCaatacataataaaaatttaacatATTAGGTATACTAAAAGTAAATACTCTACTCTTAAGAACATGTGCACATGGCTACCTAGACAAATACTgctgataaaataaattaaaaaatgcatgcagCTTTCTAAcattagagaggaaaaaagggttCAAGGTTTTTTAAACACtccagaatattaaaaaaaatatatattggaGAGACAACTCCTTTTTACTTACATGAAAGCTGATTGATAAAGTAGCCTGGAATGTTTTATTCACAAAAAATCATATTGTAGTACAGCTGTGTACTTCTATGTCACCTTATATGtttgtatgtgtatacataaaCTTCTCAAAGAATTTAATTAATTGCTAGAGTctcattttttaactttctagTCAGTTTTAGTGGTGATTATTTGACAGAGTGCCTGACTTGAAAACTTGCTGAAGTCAACAAAACCACCTTCATTAAAATTTCAGTGGCTTAAGATAAAGCCTTGGCAAAGAACTTGGACCTGGAGTGAGGACTGGGCACTGAAACGGTTGAAGacaaataaagaaacagaaggatAAAATAggagaatatttaaatactggtaaaattctttttcagtattttttaaaacgGTTCCCTTGGCCAGTCTGAGTTTAATATGAAACTTACTTCTATCACAATGTCATTTTATAATTTTAGAAGACAAATGCAGCAAGTCCTgttcaaacacacacagaacctgcagaaatacagctgaACTTTTCTACTACTAAATCTTACTAAATTTGAAGAGTCCATCCCAGGATCTGCAGAACTCTCTCCAGGGTTTTGGAATAAGTGGACGAAGCCATTTGGGAATAGCACCTGCATACATAGTGGTCTTAAACATACTAAACATCAATTCCAGAGCCTCAATATATTCAACAGTCTGCTGTGGGACGTTGTTTTCCAGGCAGCCCAACCGGCATTCATACAGAATAGTTGCCACACCTGCACATATGAAATCAAAGAATTTGctatacacatgcatatatacatattaatAATTTAAGGAATTATAATGCTAACATAATGGAACAACCTTCCAAAAATGTTTCGTCATTACTGCAGTTGGGAGCagataaaatagaaatttaaaatacagaaaaaatccCAGCTAAACATTGTAGCGAGACAGTGGCTACTACGTCAGTAATGCTCAGCATGAGAAGACAGCTGGCAATTCCACCAGCTGTAGAGCAACCCTCCCGCgtttgctgtgttttgcattgcACTGCAAATCCCAAGCCTGCCGTGTTGGCCTCTGAACACACAGGGACACACAAGTCCAAAGACATTTCTGATAACTGGTGATAACACAGGATTTTCTCGTAGTGGCTGTGCCTTTCTTCGACATAAGCTGGTAGTAAATGAATAGTGAGTATGCATAAATGGATAAAGAGCTTGCACTCTAGACAGTGATTTCAATGCACACAATATACTCCATGTGGCCCTGAAAAACAGCAAGTGTGTGACACTTAAAAGTGACAATATTGACTCCTTTCTTGTTCCTGACTTGTTATAATTTCCTCAGATATTTTGTCAGCAGTATTGCAGTGATCCCTACTAGAAATACCATTCCCCTCCccagtattttatatatatttttattaaattattcttcttCTCAACTCTGGAccatttcttccatttattaAGTTAATTCCCATTCATCCATTAGTGTTCCTGCAATCTCTCAGCTCAGTTTTTATAAACATACCCAACTTACTAAATATTAGACAGAACTCAGCCAGAAACTGCCCTATTGGACTTAGCCAAAATGTTCTCTCAGTTTGACAGCAAaccatttttaattactttctgAACACAGGTTTCTAGCAATTTTTCCTCCCAACTTGCAAAATCTAGCTCATATTACCTagtttatttatgaaaatatcaCATGGTACGGTACAAAAAGCATTCCTATTATCAAAATAGCcttatttaatgatttttctaaaATCCAGTGGGGCAATTAGGTaatttaaaaaggcatttaaataatttctcaaagCCATTTGCATCaaatcaaatgtttttaaataaatgttgtgCTTTTAAATTCATTAGTTAACAGTTTGTCCACATCTTTCCAGGAAATATTAGAATAACTGTTAACCAAATAAGTAGAGTAATTGGTCTATTAACACTCTAAtctattttttctgtgtgtctcattaaaaacaggaaaaatagatATGTTTAACCTTGACCTTGCCCTCTATCAAACTCTCCATAAATTCTCAAGTATAGATAtagatattttaataaacttttctGTTCCCCGttcttttcttcatatttcttctttaatgacaaaaataataattctaaaATCTGCCTATTTTCAACTCACTCTTCCTTCCCCAATTTTCCTCCCCAGGAGGATATTTTTCAATGCCTATTATTTCTCCTGTGCCTTTCTCAGAAACTGCTAGTTCTTATGCATTCTTTTGCTCTTTACatggtcttttaaaaaaaatcttacatatTGGTTCCCTGAACAGTTGACAGCGTAAGTTAATTAAAACTGCAATTCCTATAGGAAATAAGTGTGTGCCAGGCACAAGttagaaattaaaagctaaaaGAATGCGAAGAATTTAAACTAACCCATCAGTTAAAGAGAATCTGTAAGCTCAGActttaaaaatccataaaattGGTGACTCTTAGTTCAATGCCATTTTTAGACATTATTAATGTAGAACAGACTTAGGTTAGTTTACCAAACCCTCAGCCAGCCATTTGATATAGCATCTGCACAGGTGAGCAATTTGGAAGTTCTTGCAAATCTCAAATTATTCAGCTGCCTGTCAGCAAAGAGTACCAAGGTTTTTAAAAGGCACTACCTATAACAAGATCAGGTTGCATGCAGTCAGTCAAAGGAATGCATGAGATATGAATCACCATTAGATTTCTATAAGAACGCAGGAAATGCTGTACTAGCTCAGGCTGGAGTTCCATTTAGCATTCCCTCATTAATGGTAGCCAGAGTCAGATGATTTTAAGGCAAGCGTAACAATCCCACACTTGGCATGCGTAGGCAGGGGAAAGCAGCATCTTTTCCCACATTCAGCTATGAACAGAATTTAGATACATCACACAGTGATTCCCCACCTGGAATTCGGACAGGATGTTGCCAAATTAACAGATCTTAGAAGTCACACTGTTAGAAGGTCAACATCCTTATTGTTGAgaaattaatacagaaatactgaGTACTGAAACTACTCAGGGCCTTGATTGTACATTTTACCTATATACCAGCATTTCCACAGGCATTGTCCCTTAAAATAAGGTATCAACTCTTTGGACTCTACAAAGGAATTCTACTGAAATCTACTGCACTAAGTAGGAAGACACCTGAATGCAGAATATCAAGCTTCCATTTTCAGATTAATCACACTGGGGGACTAGTCATTTGACAAAGATGCCTAACCATAAGCACACTGCTTTACATCCATTTTCTTTATCGATGTTATACAGCCTAGGCTTACCTTCCATTGAATACTTGAAGAAAAGGTTGTTAACATTGGTCACTGTTTCCCCATCGTCCTCTTGATTTCTGAGGGTGTGGATTCTTTTAATTAAGTCTGTTATAACTTCATTGACTCCTTCAGAGTAAACAGCCACATCTTTGGGTTTCAGAATTTTTTGCCTCAATACACTTCTCATTTTTAGCCATTGTTCTCCCTCCCtagaagaaattattaataatatctACACACAATTCTCCTGAACAATCAGTAGCTGGGTAAGAGCTCCACAATGAAACTGTTTATGATTTTTCATCTCAAATGAAAGCGAGtggtaaaatgaaaatgattatCATGTATATTTGGCATGATgcctttacatttttattctgcatttattgCACATCCTCATTAAATTTCAGTGTTGCAACATGTATGTACATCTGTAAGTCAATCTCTGGTCTGAATGACAGAACTTGTCCACTCAGTGTTCTGAATTTGACAAGTGTCTCTATATATTAGTATTATAGTAGTAGCTAACACAAGAaatttgcaaaacttttttattgaaattactttaaataatatttcaatgGATAGTCTGCAAAATTGCTTTTGCCTAGAATTGGTGCTTAATTACTATCCAGATCTGACAAATCAACGATTTGAGCTAGTACGATAAATGCCATTACTGAAACATCACTTTCAGTTACCCTAATTCTAAACCTACAAAGTAATAGGATAGCAGACCTAGCTATAGAGAAACGATTTACAGCTAGATTCTCCTTTAGCTGAGCTATGTATTGAAATTTTTGTGCTGAAGACTAAAAGTCTGAACTGTAGCATCTGCATGCTTCACATGAGCAGAGTCTTTGGGAACAGGTTCCAGGGATATCTTTCAATTCCTTACGAAGACAGGCAGTTGTcttttatgtgtttattttaaattgctatGTAAGTATTCCCCATTAAATTCTCTCACCTGAAGCAATGGTGCTGCAAGGTACAGAAACTTATTGGCCAGCAAAAGAATTTAATCTCTTTAACAGACATTTTCTGACTATCTCTTGATTTAAGATCTCATTTCACGAAATGTCAAGGAACTGTTAGTTTGAACTGCAGCTTAGGATTTGAGTCTGCAGTGCAATACGTAATGCCTTTTGCCACCATGAAAGAAACAGACTGTCCATGACTCAGGAAATTAGTTTCCCTCTAAATAAACATTCTGTGTCAGTGGGGACTGTGAGTAGTTCCCAGTGGCAATTAACCACACCCACATGCACTGCAAGTTTATGCAAGCTTTAAAGACAGATAACTGTTCTAGAAATCAGCCACGTAAAAACATCTCTGCATGGGGATGCACAACTGTGAATGTCCCACTGACTTCTCTGCATTCATCTACTGAGGGGGTGCTTTGCTGAACAATAAAGCTAAAGCCAACCTGAGCCAGCAAGTCCACACAGCACACTGCAAGTGAGTGCAACAGTGCAGATCTGAAGCAATAAAACCACATTTATGCAGTGCTGTGCCAAAGTTAGTAAGCCCTATTCTGCAATACTACTTCCAAGTAAGTGAGTCAGCTCAGACATCTCTAGTTGATAGACATTGTCCAATAATGGTTTTATGCAAGGTAGCTCACTCCACATTCAAACTACACATCATTACTATCCCTTTGAAAATTtagagcagaacagaaaattgaCCATAAATTCCTACCGTCTTCCCCCCTACTAGGCACACAAATTTCCCCACAGAGAAAAGCCTGAATTGCCAGATGACCTGTACAGTGCTTCAGAAAATCACTAAAGTTTTACAAGAAAACTTAGAAAATGAAGGAGTAACAACACTTACGCAGAAATAAGTCCCACAGCTCTCCCTCGTAAGTCTCTGTATTCCTGCCAGGATTCCATGTTAGCTCTTTGTGGTGCTCTACCTTCTGCGCGGAGGACTTGAGCAACCATATCTCGATCTGCAATGGATACAACAAACTGGGGACCAAAGTGAGACTTGAAGATCTTTCCATATTCCTGAGTGTGTTTTTGCTACAATATCAccaacaaagagaaagaaaagtaaagtaTTATTAAGGAGAAATAACACAAAAGGAAACTGACAATTTGTCATAAAGCGAATCAATCTATCGCATCTAGAACTTGATCCCCA
Protein-coding regions in this window:
- the LOC129208044 gene encoding cytochrome P450 27C1 isoform X1, which codes for MSFFTRVLTMKCKQTLESERTYFYHAIFVSRFHQLPKLCSSQSLEVQNNSPAAAENKGAETVADSGRAGELLQPPPHQLGRVKSLQEMPGPNTFYNLYEFFWKDGFGRIHEIQQKHTQEYGKIFKSHFGPQFVVSIADRDMVAQVLRAEGRAPQRANMESWQEYRDLRGRAVGLISAEGEQWLKMRSVLRQKILKPKDVAVYSEGVNEVITDLIKRIHTLRNQEDDGETVTNVNNLFFKYSMEGVATILYECRLGCLENNVPQQTVEYIEALELMFSMFKTTMYAGAIPKWLRPLIPKPWREFCRSWDGLFKFSQIHVDNKLKAIQSQLDQGEEVNGGLLTYLLVSKELTLEEIYANMTEMLLAGVDTTSFTLSWATYLLAKHPEVQQRVYEEIVNKLGKIQVPVAHDVPKLPLIRAVLKETLRLYPVLPGNGRVTQKDLIIGGYLIPKGTQLALCHYTTSYSEENFSMANEFRPERWLRKDNLDRVDNFGSIPFGYGIRSCIGKRIAELEIHLALIQLLQNFEIKISPKTEPVHAKTHGLLTPGNSINVRFSDRK
- the LOC129208044 gene encoding cytochrome P450 27C1 isoform X2, which produces MVAQVLRAEGRAPQRANMESWQEYRDLRGRAVGLISAEGEQWLKMRSVLRQKILKPKDVAVYSEGVNEVITDLIKRIHTLRNQEDDGETVTNVNNLFFKYSMEGVATILYECRLGCLENNVPQQTVEYIEALELMFSMFKTTMYAGAIPKWLRPLIPKPWREFCRSWDGLFKFSQIHVDNKLKAIQSQLDQGEEVNGGLLTYLLVSKELTLEEIYANMTEMLLAGVDTTSFTLSWATYLLAKHPEVQQRVYEEIVNKLGKIQVPVAHDVPKLPLIRAVLKETLRLYPVLPGNGRVTQKDLIIGGYLIPKGTQLALCHYTTSYSEENFSMANEFRPERWLRKDNLDRVDNFGSIPFGYGIRSCIGKRIAELEIHLALIQLLQNFEIKISPKTEPVHAKTHGLLTPGNSINVRFSDRK